The Amycolatopsis sp. DG1A-15b genome contains the following window.
CATCATGGTCTCGTCCGCGGGGCCTCCGAGCGGCGTCTCGCCACGGGCGACGGCGGCGAGCAGCTCCTCGCACTCCTCGGCGGTCGGCCGGTGCTCGATTTCCGGGTGCAGCAGCACGGCCAGCACGCTGGCCAGCGGCCCGGACTGGCGCGGCGGGTTGATCTGCCCGGCCGCGACCGCGTGCAGCAGGCTCAGCGTGTTCTCGGACAGCCCGAACGGGGGCTGGCCCTCGCAGGCCGCGTACAGCGTCGAACCGAGGGAGAAGACGTCGGACTCCGGCCCCGGCTCGCCGCCGATGGCGACCTCGGGGGCCAGGTAGGCGGGGGTGCCGGCGATCATCCCGGTCTTGGTGACCGTGACGTCGTCCTTGGCCCGCGAAATCCCGAAGTCGGTGATCTTCACGGTGCCGTTGCCGCCGAGGAGGATGTTGCCCGGCTTGATGTCGCGGTGCACGATGCCGACCGCGTGCGCCTCGCGCAGCGCCGCGGCGACCTGGGCGCCGATGCGCGCCACCTCGGTCGGCGGCAGCGTGCGGCGTTCCTGGAGCACGGCGGCCAGGCTGGTGGAGTTGAGGTACTCCATGATCAGGCACGGCTGGCCGTTGTCGTCGGTGACGACGTCGAAGACGGAGATCGCGTTGGGGTGGTGCAGCCGGGCCGCGATCCGGCCCTCGCGCATCGTCCGCTGGCGGGCGTCCTCGGCGTCGTGCTCGTCCAGGTGCGGCTGGAGCAGGAGCTGCTTGATGGCCACGGTGCGGCCCAAGACCTCGTCGTGCGCCTGCCAGACGGCCCCCATCGCGCCCGTGCCGACCCGCCCGACGATGCGGTATCGATCGGCGACCAGACGACCCTCGTCGCTCACGCGACCTCCCTTTGGGCTCCCGCTACACCAGGGCGTGCGGATCGGTGCCTGGTGGCGCGGCCACGAGCACGCCGCTTCGCTGGAGCGTATG
Protein-coding sequences here:
- a CDS encoding serine/threonine-protein kinase; protein product: MSDEGRLVADRYRIVGRVGTGAMGAVWQAHDEVLGRTVAIKQLLLQPHLDEHDAEDARQRTMREGRIAARLHHPNAISVFDVVTDDNGQPCLIMEYLNSTSLAAVLQERRTLPPTEVARIGAQVAAALREAHAVGIVHRDIKPGNILLGGNGTVKITDFGISRAKDDVTVTKTGMIAGTPAYLAPEVAIGGEPGPESDVFSLGSTLYAACEGQPPFGLSENTLSLLHAVAAGQINPPRQSGPLASVLAVLLHPEIEHRPTAEECEELLAAVARGETPLGGPADETMMAPSAGVLGAAAVADPNATQMFDEIPAGHSGTLVGGGGGAPTQAVPFYDEDDYPEGTGYPEDDYDGYGHYPEDDHHAAGGVPPGLAATRAVPVPPHEQGGYEDDYDDYDDDPEPPPARSRPQLSPVDEDEDKPGAWKRPAIIGGIVVVGLVALVVWLLSPNNPEAPAAPVSSSKPSPAATSSSSEPSTTEDSFTPVEVPPPASETTSSTKRATTSRATETPVTTTPKTTTPPKTTESESPPASSSASSSPAQSSSQPPANG